Below is a genomic region from Rosa chinensis cultivar Old Blush chromosome 5, RchiOBHm-V2, whole genome shotgun sequence.
TCAAGTGGCTTGAAGTCTGGTAAAGTGGTACTTGCTGAGAGTTTACATCAGAGATTTCAGGTAGGGGATCTTCACTAGTTAAagatttttttgaaaattatctttatgtttttaagcATGCCAATTGCATAGTTTTTAAGTGATGACTTGAGAGTGAAGGGAGATAAATGACTAGCTACCTTGGGTTTCGATCCCTTACACCTCTTGAGGGGCTATACAGACTGGAGGATGTCTAACATCCTTTGAGGTATTGCATCACTCCTATGCAGTATGGCAAAAATGGCCACTCTAGCTGCTTCTTGTTGCCTATTTGTATATTTACCTGAGCAAGTAAGTGGTTGGCATTAGGACCGGTCATCGGTTTTAGAAAAGTGGGTACCCTTTCAATCATCTTTTTACTAGAAATTCATACACCAAGTTTTAGTTTTCTACTGTTGTTTAGATAGCAGTATTGGTACcaaattttagtttgttttcaaacctagctagCGTTGCTTCCTGCTAAGCATATGGATGTAAAGGATGCTCACCCCCAACTCATTTCAGGTACTGTTCACAAAGTTGAAAGGGAGCAGAACTGAAGTGGTGGCTTTTGGCATTTTGGAGCTTGTCAACTTCTGCCCTCTAaggtatatatttgttgtttgagACCTTGATGTTTCTTTTGATGTTTTGAGCTTTCATCCTCCTTAAACTTTGTCTTGGAAAGCTAAACTTAGCTTGTTACAAATCTACTTGAAATGCTCATTTTGGTCTGTGTAAATATCTAGATCAGTCATTTATGTTGAATCACTCCTGAGTCCTGACAACTTGTTTTGGGGTCATATATGCATATAACCAGGTTTCTTTGAACCCCAATTTTTTATGGAAACTTGTATCCTTTCAATTCCTATTTCTAAGTTGCTATCTAGTCATATTGGGtatatttattttgttgaaTTGATCGAACTTGGTGCTATATATTCATTGCTTGAGATTTATCCCCAAACTATACTATATAACCCTCAGATTTTAAACCCTTCTTGAATACATTTAGTTCACTCTATAGCAGACCATCTTTATTGAAGTTGGTATTGGACCTTAAGTATTATTCTTGTGCTTATAAGTTTTCTAATGCTTGACTCAGCCTACAGTAATGCGGCACTATGACGTCAACCCTTTTAGGGCATTACAAAGCACATCTTAGATAAACTTATATGTCTatctagtggattttatgtcatCACTATTCAACCTATTGAATACAATAATGTAATAatagaagatctcttggatttagacacatattggttttGCCACGACAAGTTAGGTCATcttggtcgtgacatgatgatccatatattaaagacttcacacaacatccattctttcgagcaaTATGAAGCAAGAATTAGAAATTGATTCCCTTACCACGTGGGACTGTTGCATCATTTCCAAGCGCCATCCTTGATGGTGACACCACTTGTGACTTTATCAcctccaatttttcttctaaCGGTGTTTCTGACGCCccggcccaaccaaaatcctcattggctGCTTATAGGCCTCTTCACTCGTTCTGCAAAGCCCGTtctttaggaaaattaggactgagatcgtcttatgcaaaggatatgaaagttctcattccattcttacatagaatctaaggggatatctgtggaccaatccAACCAACTTGTGAACCTTTCATATATTTTATGGTACTGGTTGACACGTAGACATGCTGGTCACATCTTGTGCTATTGTctactcgaaatgctgcttatgctaaactcctagcacatatcatactaCTCGAGCTCACttcccggatcatcctattaagtctagttgacttgacaatgctggagagtttacatcaaagacttttgatgattattgcatgtccttGAGGATTGATGTTGAGCATCTTGTTCCCCATGTGCACACCTAGAGTGGTCTCGCGGAATCAGCCATTAAACGATTATAAATGTTAGcttggacattggtaatgtgtaccaatctccctatttccacttagggttatgcaatattgcatgcagctatgctaattcgtctacgacccaccgccactcaacctttctctgcgttatagctagtgactgggtatgagcctgatatcTTGCACTttcgcatatttgagtgtgcgatTTCTGTGCCAATTGTGCTGCCATAGCGAACCGAGATGGGTTCTCAGAGACAAATATGcatatatgttggatatgagGCTCCAACGATTGTCCGCTATTAGAATTCTTGACAGACGACTTCTTTACCACTTATTTTGCGGAttttcactttgatgagacaatcttcccgtcgttaaggggagataagaacgtcaaCATTCATCAGGAATGGCAAGAATTATTGTGGTCTAgtcccactttgtctcatcacGATCCTCGTactgcacagtccgaacttgaagtgtgaAGAATTATCGAGCTTAAGAAGGTAGCTGATACTCTACCTGATGAGTTTTCTGAccttgctaaagtgacgagattacatatacctgctgcaaatgtgcctacaAGGATAGACGTCCTGACTACAAGACGTAGCACCACCCTTGAAGCACCACGAGATGGTGCCACTGCCCCTAGTAGCGGTGATGTGGAGTTATAGGTAGCCGGTCTTGCAAGAAAGTGCGGGAAGCCGATTGGTtttgaaggatactcgccctagaaagagagcgactATGGCACAACCAGATtttttgatcattgatactcaaaaagggtctcatgagaatgtttcaaattatggttatgtccaagagacatcattgggggatgcctcaacaccataacctattcttgagaacgtagagatctctgtaaactACACTTGTGTACATCGAAAGTGGGAGAGAAACTCCGTCATCATTAATGACATATTCGCGTACTCCGTTGCTCGTGAAATTATTGAGcctgatgacatcgaacctcgctctgttgatgaatgccaacgtagagtagaatggccaaaatggaaagatgtgatccaagAAAAATTAGATTCTCTAGCGAAGAAGGTATTTAGGCCCACTATGCCAGCATTACGTAACACAAAACCCGttggacataaatgggtcttcattaaaaagcataatgagagaaacgagatcGTAAGATAATAAGCATGCCTTGTGGtgcaagacttctcacaaagccctggaatcgactacgaggagacatattctcccataatggacgtcattacgcttcgctaccttgtcaatttggtagtttctgaaaaaagGAACATaaagcttatggatgtggtagctgcatatctttatggggatctagatacggaaatatatatatatatgaaggttcctgatggactgcaattacccaaatcaagtggctctagaccatagagtgtgtttgcaataaggttgaaacgctcactatatggattgaaacaatctgaaCGGATATGGTATAACCGTAAGTGACTACTTACTTGGGAAAGGGATATGTTAACAATGAACTGTGCTCATGCTTTTATAAAGAAAAAAGTTCCGGATTTGTCATTGTCGCGGTTTaagttgatgacatgaacatcaTTGgaacccttaaagagttaaggaaaactgctaaacacttgaaatccgagtttgagattaaagatcttgggagaacacggttctGTGTtagtttgaaacttgagcatcgtgttgatggtattctgattcatcaatcaacttatacccaaaagatgcttagactctttaatgaagataaaactAAGCCTATGAGCACTCTTGTggtcgttcgtagtcttgaccctaaaaaTGATCTATTTCATCCCAAGAATGATGGcaaagaagtgctagaggcagaagtgccctatctatgtgcaataggcgcattattgtacttagcgcAATGCAtaagaccgaacatctcattcCCTGtaaacttgctagctagatataactcTACGCCAATGGACAGGTGTCAAAGATATCTTTTAATACTTAAGGGGTACGATAGATATGAGCTtcttctatccctacaaagagaagatGAAGGATGAtaatgatggattcagacccatcatgTACCAAAACCGCCGCCGCCGCATCTATTGTCGACCGACGCCATCTTTCCCCTCCTCAAAACATGAatggtgttttggaaggttttattAATGCTcggtatctctttgacccacacaaaTTTCGtccccaaactggttatgtattcaccataggaaagaccgcgatatcttggaggtctacaaaacagacctttGTCACTacatcttcgaatcatgcagagattatagCTCTTCATGAATccattcgtgaatgtatatctGTTCACTTCCCTAAAGATCAAGGTGAACCAAATTCgatatgaggataatgtggcagacttattcactaagtcattgccaaaatccactttcgagaaacatgtgaaaagcgtTGCTCtatggaagttatccgaactcccatgattgtagtcaGCAGGGGGAGACgcaaacatcagggggagaaGTCTACATGTTTTTATCTCGAAACGTGacgggtgtgttgtactctttttctccttcgaccaaggttatttttatcccagtgggtttttgttactcggcaaggtttttgacaagACATttaggcgacacaagggggagtggtTAAGAATACATGAAttatatgtgtctgacccagaCTCTGATTACTTGTTTCAGTTGTAATAAGGTAGAATCTTCTAGATATCCTAATCAATGTTcgattaggttttccttgtatgattaagATTCTGTACTTGTATTTCTCTGTATAAAGAGATCTCTATTATCAATAAATACACACAATCATTCTCCCGAATCTctttctctacaacaaaaaatatattatacCCAAGGGTAAATACTTTATGTGATTTAGAGATTCCATTAGATTCAGATCTCTGAGTCTGACTTTGTATTCTATGAAGAATGAGATCACAGtaacaaaggaagaagaagaggagagagcaAAAATGATAAAGAAccttttaattaaataaataagttGTTGGTAGAAGTTGAGGGTTATTTTGTCCTTGgccatattttttttctccacatgcttgccacgtcagttTTTTAACATAACCATCACAAAAATTTAAGAGTTAATTAGATCTAATTTCAAAACTCACAGCCCATATTAGATGCAATCggaatgaatttttttattaatcgcaGTCCTATGACTCAGTTGCCACATtggatttatttccttttttatcTTGCTGACTCAACACCTAAATTTGTCATTCCTAACATAcccttatttaatatattttgcacAATAAACAGTAAAAACCAATATATTAATGGGAATCCTAAATTATTGCAATCTTGTTAATGTAAAATTAGCAAATTTAATGTGTTGactttaatttatattattagtttcttgattgaattcaaaagatGAATCTATACATATTAAGATATTATTCTTCCTTGATCTTGCCTATCACacattgtcttcttcttcttcttcttcctccttttttctaCCGAATCATCGTTTTTTccctcttcttgttccatgcatATCCTATTTCCAACACATACTTCTCATTTCTCTGTTTATTTCTAGCTTTTTCTTTCACATTAGTATTTTGTTTGTGTGGCTTCTCCCTTCTTAGATCATTTTTAGGTTTTACTAACATGACATCTACCTTTATTATAGATTTGGTAAGAAGTTTTTGCTTACCTTTAATATAGAATCGATTATGCTGTTATAGGTAAGATTTGTCCTAGAATTTgattagacatttttattttacatttacatgccttatttataggtaagatttcacaagtttaaaaaaaaataaagtttctctatatctctatatctaaggttctctcattatctcacattttctctttcatacattttatcttttaattaggtataaattctatatatacatatttgtaccTTTTTATTAGATTGGGAAtatattctatgtttttttttcctgcttcgTATGTCTAGGTAGATTAAATCTCTACGATACAACTTTAAATACCTACCATATAGATACAAATGAAGCaataatgtttgaatttttgttctaatgtttTTCATCCTATAATGTAGGTATATAAGTATTAGACCTACATCTTAGGTATATTGAGTTTATATGAATGCATTTAGTCTTCTTTGTCtaaaaattatttattaatgaattgtaaatttggaatttgaatttaaaatttaaaattgagctaaaattgtgatctaattagtgaatttgaaattatttaccttatttggttccaagggcaaaatggactattaaaaaaagcaaatggaccgcaattaacaagaaaatatgcGCGGACTAGATCtaatttttatataacaaaaaggatTTGAATCGAATTAACTCAAAATTTAACGAAAGTATGTCGTACATTGATAGCTTTATGAGACTGGGTATCAAACTAGCaggtgcacaagagttgagggaCTGATGATGAATTTAACTCTTAAAATGTCTCAAAAAACTAAAGAATGAATGACTGagtgtgggaaaaaaaaaaactttagcaGGCTTtcaataaaactcaataataaaattatctagGACAGTATTTCTGTAATTTTATtacacaaaaaaaattatattttacttCTACTTCTCTATAACTAGGTATGATGAAATAAACTCGTGCTTTATATTTCGGCCCGCCAACCCTAAAGTCCTGGCTCCTCCCTTAGTCACTACTTATGAGGGAACAGTAGTTGTATGACTAGTGTGGTTAATGGTGATAGTAGGGTAATCCGAGGGTTGCTCCTCATTATGATGTAACATGATTACACCCCAACATCTCCGCTATATAAAGAGGTTCAGGTATCACCATTTCACACATTAACCGAATTATTCATAACCAGGTCAATACAAagcaacctctctctctctctctctctcatctttctTAATCACAATAAATTggatgattaatttttttttttcatttttgaataTTGGGGGATAGGAATATTAAAGCACTTGGAACCTCATCTAATATTGTAGAGAGAAAAATTATGGACCAACTAGCTAGTACTATGTAGAGGACTTCCATTTTagagaaaatttaaaattggaacttgtatAGATATCTGTATGATTAATGATTTATTCTTAGTCATAGTGCTATGTGATCTTTGGGTGAGTCATTACGTATAAGTGCatttttataaatgaaataatgtattttgttaaataaaaaaaaaagtcaacaatccCTAACTTGACTGTTAGATAAATTATTATGTAGTTGCACTGCACTTTGATATTGTAAACTTTGGATGCCCTCGAAACTTTCATTTATAATCATAGTATTTTTGcatccaaaaattaaaaaaaaattaaaaaaattattatatagtTTGAAGCTAATAAATCTACAAAATCATTAGGATATCTCAAGTGCTCTCCGACGAGTTTTCATCAGGAAATGAATTTATGTAATGATTTTGTGCATGAAAAGATTATTGGGGCATATATATGTTATTGGACCACAACGTACtacgaataaataaacaaatcttGATGAAGATGGATTTGGATGTCTAACCACTAACGCTACTAATTTAATCACAAAGAATTAACATTCACAACAAGTTTACCTGGACCACACACTCCTTTTGAGTATCCTCTCTCCATGCTACCATGTGTGCTCTCTTCTTTTTAACTTGCTTTGAACCGACATTTACTGCCCCAATTAATCTTCCATAGCCCTGCACTTTGCTCGCATgcacattttattttttaacccTCTGACCAAGTGATTTATATACTGGTCTTGTTCTTCATTATTCTTGCAGACAAGCTTTCTAGACCCTTTTTAATGGGAAAGGAGAAAGTGGAAAGCAGAAGAGTCTGAATTAGAATATTCCTGTTCCCACAATTCGATTTCTGGAGAATATGGTGCTATTGCCTTTAGGTTATAGAGTTTGAAAGGACTTGTGAGTTAACAGGTAACAGGCTTCGTAGTTAAAGAGGAATGTATTTCTTTGATCGTCAGTCTCCAGCGCTGATCGCATTGGGTTTGCGGTCATACAAAAATGTGAGAACATTCAACAGTGTTAGTGTTTGTTGACAAACTTCTAGGTGAATATATAGTTAATCAAGTAGAATTTTATTCAATTGTATATGGTTCAGATCGACTGGTAGTAAACGAATCCTGTACAATACATATAAAGctaagaacaaaaaaagaaatacGGATGATACAGTTGCATGACCAGCAGCTTGATTCAAAAATTAACTGAAAGACATATATACAATACTTCCATGGTGTACTAATGGAGATACCAATTAAGTATTCATGGTAAAGTTGAAGTTCTCTCTTCCTcactgaaaattgaaaacacAGAAGATTACAAGAGGACACAGGAACTACAGTAATGCATAAACTAGCTAGTGATCTCCAGCTCATGATGCAGACCACCACTGGCTCAGAGAAGCTTAAGACATCTTCATACCCATGTTGTTATTATACAGGTTAGAGCTTCCTTGGGAGAGTAGTAGACTATTTCACATATGAACAAATCTTAATAAATAGAATCCTAATCAGCCAGTTAGAGACGATGCCTTTCCATATTCAAAACAGGACAGGAATTGATTGTCACTTGGGGTAGTAGGCAGAAACATATTCTTActctcttgatcttcatctaTTTTAAACAGTGAATCCCATGACAGTGGAGGAGGAGTAGCCATTAAAGGGCATGAAAATTTGCAGACTTCTTCACCATAGCTGCCATCATAAACTGGTTCAATACTGTTCACTTCTGGCAAATTGATGTCTTTCCATATATCATCAAGTGAATACTCCCTTTGGTCCCTTTTAGTAGTGTCATTACCATCTTCCTTCTCTTGATCTCCACTGTTGATATTTTTCTTCTCTGCTGATGAAGCCACAATTTCAGCCCCACCGGTGTCATAAAAGCTTGCTCCTCCTTCATTGGTGGTGATGTTTGATGATGATGAACAgttggaagatgatgatgatggtgacaCAGCCCTCTTCTTCTCTTGAGCCTTCTTCCTCATATGAGTCCTCCAATAATTCTTAATCTCATTATCAGTCCTCCCTGGTAACTTTCTAGCAATTCTTGACCATCTGCACGTAAATCACCATCTtattaaagaaataaaattaaaatttcataTTCATGTTATGTTGTTAAATTACGAATTAAAAACTAATTAAAGAGAGAATGATTTTGTATACTTGACATATTACGTTCCTATAGACATAGACTTTGAGTTGTTCTATGTTGAGTAAAAAGAATAGGGAGAATTGGAATAATTAAGGAAGTAATATCTTGACAATATCTGGTATCAAATAAAAATATACTATCAATTAAAACCATGTGTTCAAATATGATTTTACGCAAGACTATCTAACAAGAGAAAATTTAATAATATATGGGTACTAATAAAAGACCAGTTGAGGAAGATGCCGACATGTCGCAGATATAATCGTATCAAATCAACCGTTTTTGATTGGATTCACAGTATGATCACAGCATAAAATTCATCACTCCGACCTCAGAGAATTAGCTATTCTAATAACACTCAAAAGCATACTCAGAGAAATGTTATAAAACAGGAACTTATATTAGTAAATATGATGTGGGTTTTGTTTGTCAAACCTATTTCCCCATTTGGAGTGAAGCTCAAGCACAAGGCGCTCTTCTTGAGGGGTCATCTTGCCTCTTTTGAGGCCAGGGTGCAAGTAATTAACCCACCTTAACCTGCAACTCTTACCGGTTCTGTTCAAACCTACAAACACAAAATGGTACAAACACACCACAAAAGTGCATATATTTGGTTAAATGGGTAGCTCCTTGCAAAAGCTTTCCATCTCCAAACAACCATACCTATTATTTGTCTCCCGCCACCTTCAAACCTGAAACTTTGGCTATGAAATCCCATCGTCGGTCTCCAAACAAGCCCACAAAGCACACCAGTTGGAAGTCCTCTTGTTCAGTCCATGGGCCCTTTCTGATTTCCTGTTGATCTTGCACCATTTTCATGAAAACAAAccttcgatctctctctctctctctctctctctctctctctcgctctctcttgTGACTTTCAGACTGCTTTCTGCTGCTGGCTGCTGCTTTCTACTTTCTTTCTTGTACATGGAAAAACTTTGGTGTCCAGTACTAGTTTATATATACAACTCAGATTTCCATTTACATGATTATAGGTCATTATAGTATTCCTGGTGTTCAATCTTCACCGTACATGTGTTGCACGCATGCTCGTTTCGTGATAAGGAACTTTATGGATGTGATGTAAGCCACTATAGATACCAATAATCGAAGTAAGAGATTGATCTGTGAGTCTAACTTTCACAAATTCATGATCATATCAGACACACTACAAAATGATCGTACGTATATAGGTCTAGCTGAGTAGCTACTACGTAAAAGCATTTGATCATCGAAATCAAGAGTAAAAACTAATAGAAATTCCTTCGGCTCCAAAtctatcgttggcttattatcTAACAATTCAAGCGTTTAGGGTTAGTAGTTAACTCGCTTAGAATCAAATCTTTATGTCGGAGGTTGTGAGAATCCGACTTAAGCTCCTGAGGTTAATACTTTATACTTAATTAGTTAATTTAGTACTATTTTGCTTCTAAAACATATTAGGTTAATAGGTTTTGTTGAAGATGTGGGGTGTTTTAACTAACTTTGTTTCTGTATAGGCCTCTATGAAGGTTTTCAGTTGCTAATTGAATGTTTCTAATTAACCTTGTTAGCTTCCTCGTCAATCAAATCTATCGCCTATTTGTTTCCCTAAACAATCATCCAATTGATTCAACTTTAGAGGATTAATAAAAGCAATAAATTAAGTAATTTGCTGCTAAATAAATCAAGCAAAATTAATTTTGTTGGATAAAAAGTTTGAGCTTGATcatgaatcaaaataaaagttaatattattttaatttttgtaatatTATCTTGCGTTGTTGGTTCATTTTCCGACCTTTAAAGCTTTCTTTTATGATTAGTGCATgctataatttttattttaaggtTAATACCCCTCTAATAAATTTATTTTCAGATGATATATAACAAATCaatta
It encodes:
- the LOC112166613 gene encoding transcription factor MYB59 isoform X2, with translation MGFHSQSFRFEGGGRQIIGLNRTGKSCRLRWVNYLHPGLKRGKMTPQEERLVLELHSKWGNRWSRIARKLPGRTDNEIKNYWRTHMRKKAQEKKRAVSPSSSSSNCSSSSNITTNEGGASFYDTGGAEIVASSAEKKNINSGDQEKEDGNDTTKRDQREYSLDDIWKDINLPEVNSIEPVYDGSYGEEVCKFSCPLMATPPPLSWDSLFKIDEDQESKNMFLPTTPSDNQFLSCFEYGKASSLTG
- the LOC112166613 gene encoding transcription factor MYB59 isoform X1, whose protein sequence is MKMVQDQQEIRKGPWTEQEDFQLVCFVGLFGDRRWDFIAKVSGLNRTGKSCRLRWVNYLHPGLKRGKMTPQEERLVLELHSKWGNRWSRIARKLPGRTDNEIKNYWRTHMRKKAQEKKRAVSPSSSSSNCSSSSNITTNEGGASFYDTGGAEIVASSAEKKNINSGDQEKEDGNDTTKRDQREYSLDDIWKDINLPEVNSIEPVYDGSYGEEVCKFSCPLMATPPPLSWDSLFKIDEDQESKNMFLPTTPSDNQFLSCFEYGKASSLTG